A single window of Achromobacter xylosoxidans DNA harbors:
- a CDS encoding SLC13 family permease, with the protein MHLVASGFPILPALITAITIALWAFSRLPEYLTALLFFSAAMILAVASRDVVFSGFSSAAFWLVLSGYVLGLALKYTGLADRMAGALSRRLSGSYPKVVAGVVALTYLLAFVMPSNMGRIALLMPIVLAYADRIGLAAGRRGRIGLALAVGFGTFQLSTSILPANVPNLVMAGSIESSYGLQLGYLPYLWLHAPVLGILKGAVLVACIAWLFRDTPEAAPPAAPALPLTTAEKRLVVLLGLTLLGWVTDGWHGVSPAWVGLAAACVCLLPRVGFVSGEQFGKEVNFRTAIYVAGILGLAAMVADSGLGGIIGRALQAWLPLSPDAPMQSFFSLVGLSAALNFVVTANGVPALYTPLAETLAQASGFSLMTVLMAQVAGYATVIMPYQASPIVVAMGMGQVPARSGLALSLLTALVSFVALVPLDYLWFRLLGMLGS; encoded by the coding sequence ATGCATCTGGTCGCCTCCGGTTTTCCGATTCTACCCGCGCTGATCACCGCGATCACGATCGCGTTGTGGGCCTTTTCGCGGCTGCCTGAGTACCTGACGGCGCTGCTGTTCTTCAGCGCCGCGATGATCCTGGCGGTCGCCTCGCGCGATGTGGTGTTTTCGGGGTTCTCGTCGGCGGCGTTCTGGCTGGTGCTGAGCGGCTACGTATTGGGGCTGGCGCTGAAGTACACGGGCCTGGCCGACCGCATGGCGGGCGCGTTGTCGCGGCGCCTGTCGGGTTCATATCCGAAGGTGGTGGCCGGCGTGGTCGCGCTGACGTACCTGCTGGCTTTCGTGATGCCGTCGAACATGGGCCGCATCGCGCTGCTGATGCCGATCGTGCTGGCGTACGCCGACCGGATCGGGCTGGCGGCGGGACGGCGCGGGCGAATCGGGCTGGCGCTGGCGGTGGGCTTCGGCACTTTCCAGCTGTCCACCTCCATCCTGCCGGCCAACGTGCCCAACCTGGTGATGGCCGGCAGCATCGAATCCAGCTACGGCCTGCAGCTGGGCTATCTGCCATACCTGTGGCTGCATGCGCCGGTGCTGGGCATCCTGAAAGGCGCGGTGCTGGTGGCCTGTATTGCGTGGCTGTTCCGCGACACGCCGGAAGCGGCGCCGCCCGCCGCGCCGGCCCTGCCGCTGACGACGGCTGAAAAGCGCCTGGTGGTGTTGTTGGGGTTGACGCTGCTGGGCTGGGTGACCGACGGATGGCATGGCGTGTCGCCGGCCTGGGTCGGGCTGGCTGCGGCCTGCGTGTGCCTGTTGCCCAGGGTGGGGTTCGTCAGCGGCGAGCAGTTCGGCAAGGAAGTGAACTTTCGCACCGCGATCTATGTGGCGGGCATCCTGGGGCTGGCCGCGATGGTGGCGGACAGCGGCCTGGGCGGCATCATCGGCCGCGCCCTGCAGGCCTGGCTGCCGCTGTCGCCCGACGCGCCGATGCAAAGCTTCTTTTCGCTGGTGGGGCTGTCGGCCGCGCTGAACTTCGTGGTCACGGCCAACGGCGTGCCGGCCTTGTACACGCCGCTGGCCGAGACGCTGGCGCAGGCATCGGGCTTTTCGTTGATGACGGTGCTGATGGCGCAGGTGGCCGGCTACGCCACCGTCATCATGCCGTACCAGGCTTCGCCCATCGTGGTGGCGATGGGCATGGGCCAGGTGCCGGCGCGCAGCGGCCTGGCGCTGAGCCTGCTGACCGCGCTGGTGTCGTT
- a CDS encoding LysR substrate-binding domain-containing protein yields MRFDLTDLALFLHVVQAGSITHGAARANLALAAASARIRNLEASLGTPLLERRRQGVIPTPAGLKLAAHARVMLAQADRLRDDLADFSGEFGGSVRLLSNTNALTAFLPEALGGFLAAHPRINVELQEMLSDEIVECIADGSADIGIVAGTVDTGALQTYPYHCDRFVLIVPAGHALAGAAETAFRDVLDEDFVGLDRSSALQRFLARQALVAGGPIKLRVQLRSFDAMCRLVEAGVGVGIVPETTANSMCRLLDVVSVALTDAWASRQLLLCVQARETLSARARRLLDHLLADAARITPPNTDPS; encoded by the coding sequence ATGCGTTTCGACCTGACCGATCTGGCGCTTTTCCTGCACGTGGTGCAGGCAGGCAGCATCACCCACGGCGCCGCCCGCGCCAACCTGGCGCTGGCCGCCGCCAGCGCCCGCATCCGCAACCTCGAAGCCTCTCTCGGCACGCCGCTGCTGGAACGCCGCCGCCAGGGCGTCATTCCCACTCCGGCGGGCCTGAAACTGGCCGCGCACGCCCGCGTGATGCTGGCCCAGGCCGACCGCCTGCGCGACGACCTGGCCGATTTCTCCGGCGAATTCGGCGGCTCGGTGCGCCTGCTGTCCAACACCAACGCCCTGACCGCCTTCCTGCCCGAAGCGCTCGGCGGTTTCCTGGCGGCGCACCCGCGCATCAACGTCGAATTGCAGGAGATGCTGAGCGACGAGATCGTCGAGTGCATCGCCGATGGCTCGGCCGACATCGGCATCGTTGCCGGCACCGTCGATACCGGCGCGCTGCAGACCTACCCGTACCATTGCGATCGCTTCGTGCTGATCGTGCCCGCCGGCCATGCGCTGGCGGGCGCCGCCGAAACCGCCTTCCGCGACGTGCTGGACGAGGATTTTGTCGGCCTCGACCGCAGCAGCGCGCTGCAACGCTTCCTGGCGCGCCAGGCGCTGGTGGCGGGCGGGCCGATCAAGCTGCGCGTGCAGCTGCGCAGCTTCGACGCCATGTGCCGGCTGGTCGAGGCCGGCGTCGGTGTCGGCATCGTGCCCGAGACCACGGCCAACAGCATGTGCCGGCTGCTCGACGTGGTGTCGGTGGCACTGACCGACGCCTGGGCTTCGCGCCAACTGCTGCTGTGCGTGCAAGCGCGCGAAACGCTCAGCGCCCGCGCCCGCCGCCTGCTCGACCACCTGCTGGCCGACGCCGCCCGGATCACGCCGCCGAATACAGATCCGTCATGA
- a CDS encoding pyridoxal-phosphate dependent enzyme has translation MSDPHYFDPVTGARHALDEARWCSDARAPLMISPLPGISRDDIDRGERSLWRYRAALPGAVARPVSMGEGGTPMVERAWGGLRPHFKLEWFNPTCSFKDRGAAVMLSWLRQIGIRAIAEDSSGNGGAAIAAFGAAAGMDVTIFAPAYTSTAKVAQIRAFGADVQLVQGPRENAETAAIEASARIFYASHNWQPFFLQGTKSIAYEMWEDFGFEAPDNVVIPAGAGSNVLGCAIGFAELLAAGQIQRLPRLFVAQPLNCSPVDASFHAGVDTPVPREVLPTVAEGTAIKRPVRLREVLQAIRASGGQTVAVPEADIVAAVRRLAAMGLYAEPTSATAAAALDMLRARGAIRETERTVVLLTGTGIKATQFMTDLYSAA, from the coding sequence ATGTCAGATCCCCACTATTTCGATCCCGTCACCGGCGCGCGCCATGCGCTGGATGAGGCCCGCTGGTGTTCCGATGCGCGCGCGCCCTTGATGATCTCGCCGCTGCCGGGCATCTCGCGGGACGACATCGACCGGGGCGAGCGTTCGCTGTGGCGCTACCGCGCCGCGCTGCCGGGCGCCGTGGCGCGGCCGGTGTCGATGGGCGAGGGCGGCACGCCGATGGTCGAGCGCGCCTGGGGCGGCCTGCGGCCGCATTTCAAGCTGGAATGGTTCAACCCGACCTGCAGCTTCAAGGACCGTGGCGCGGCGGTGATGCTGTCGTGGCTGCGCCAGATCGGCATCCGCGCCATCGCCGAGGACAGCTCGGGTAACGGCGGCGCCGCCATCGCCGCCTTTGGCGCGGCGGCGGGCATGGACGTCACCATCTTCGCGCCCGCCTATACCTCGACCGCCAAGGTGGCGCAGATCCGCGCATTCGGCGCCGACGTGCAACTGGTGCAAGGGCCGCGCGAAAACGCCGAGACCGCGGCGATCGAGGCGTCCGCGCGCATCTTCTACGCCAGCCACAACTGGCAGCCGTTCTTCCTGCAGGGCACCAAGTCCATCGCCTATGAGATGTGGGAGGACTTCGGCTTCGAGGCGCCGGACAATGTGGTGATTCCGGCGGGCGCGGGCAGCAATGTGCTGGGCTGCGCCATCGGCTTTGCCGAGCTGCTTGCGGCCGGACAGATCCAACGCCTGCCGCGCCTGTTCGTGGCCCAGCCCCTGAACTGCTCGCCGGTGGACGCCAGCTTCCATGCCGGGGTCGACACGCCGGTGCCGCGCGAGGTGCTGCCGACGGTGGCCGAAGGCACCGCGATCAAGCGGCCGGTGCGGCTGCGCGAGGTGTTGCAGGCGATCCGCGCCAGCGGCGGCCAGACCGTCGCGGTGCCGGAGGCGGACATCGTTGCCGCCGTGCGCAGGCTGGCGGCAATGGGGCTCTACGCCGAGCCCACCAGCGCCACCGCGGCGGCGGCGCTGGATATGCTGCGCGCGCGCGGCGCGATCCGCGAGACCGAGCGCACCGTGGTGCTGCTGACCGGCACCGGCATCAAGGCCACGCAGTTCATGACGGATCTGTATTCGGCGGCGTGA
- a CDS encoding LysR family transcriptional regulator has protein sequence MERGALWEYQVFCAVAERQSFVLAARALGASPSAVTRAVQALERQVGAQLLLRSKNSVVLTPQGESYFQSARGLLRLESEAREALRDTQSGDQGRLRFSAPDLLGVTLLPAVLRRYAADYPGVTVDINYTDKWVDPIAEGLDFAIRGGFPASSELLGARLWPYARLLCASPDYVARMGLPREPEELARHRLIMHTGPRVLKDWHLRRDKRIVRMHAEPAVRVSTGSGLMALALQGVGIARLADWAAAPEIARGTLLRVCPGYTATSAQGVAPQMHAVYASRSLPARARAMLAAIRQCADAGAV, from the coding sequence ATGGAACGTGGCGCGCTATGGGAATACCAGGTGTTCTGCGCCGTCGCGGAACGCCAGAGCTTCGTGCTGGCGGCCCGCGCCCTGGGCGCCTCGCCCAGCGCGGTCACCCGCGCGGTGCAGGCGCTGGAACGCCAGGTCGGCGCGCAGCTCCTGCTGCGCAGCAAGAACAGCGTGGTGCTGACGCCGCAGGGCGAAAGCTACTTCCAGTCGGCGCGCGGCCTCCTGCGGCTGGAAAGCGAAGCGCGCGAGGCGCTGCGCGACACCCAGTCGGGCGATCAGGGCCGTCTGCGCTTCTCGGCGCCCGACCTGCTGGGCGTGACCCTGCTGCCGGCGGTGCTGCGGCGCTACGCGGCGGACTATCCCGGCGTCACGGTGGACATCAACTACACCGACAAGTGGGTCGACCCCATCGCGGAGGGCCTGGACTTCGCCATCCGCGGCGGCTTTCCGGCATCGAGCGAGCTGCTGGGCGCGCGCCTGTGGCCGTATGCTCGGCTGCTGTGCGCCAGCCCTGACTATGTGGCGCGCATGGGGCTGCCGCGCGAGCCCGAAGAACTGGCGCGGCACCGGCTCATCATGCACACCGGGCCGCGCGTGCTGAAGGACTGGCACCTGCGGCGCGACAAGCGCATCGTGCGCATGCATGCCGAGCCGGCGGTGCGGGTCAGCACCGGCAGCGGCCTGATGGCGCTGGCGCTGCAGGGTGTGGGCATCGCCAGATTGGCGGACTGGGCGGCGGCGCCGGAGATCGCCCGCGGCACGTTGCTGCGGGTATGCCCCGGCTACACCGCCACCTCGGCGCAGGGCGTGGCGCCGCAGATGCACGCCGTGTACGCCTCGCGCTCGCTGCCGGCGCGGGCCCGCGCCATGCTGGCGGCGATCCGCCAGTGCGCGGACGCGGGCGCAGTTTGA
- a CDS encoding amino acid permease, whose amino-acid sequence MTQQQGFGRIAEREQGLKRRLTSGQMSMIAIGGAIGTGLFLGSKFAIGFAGPSVIISYAIGGLITLLLMGCLAEMTVAHSTSGSFGAYAEHYIGPLAGFLVRYAYWSCVVLAVGTEVTAVAEYMKFWFPSVPGWQWVCLFSAALIFINAMSVKAFGTIEYWFSTIKISAIVAFIILGAYVVWGSPQYGAAQYTAHGGFFPNGVWGMWIAVVISIFSYLSVEMIAVAAGEAEDPERAVKKAFRATIVRLVVFYLLTLALILAIVPWDQAGKGGSPFVTVMEAVQVPYAAGVINFIVLVAALSAMNSQLYITTRMMFSLSRAGHAPAALGKLTRSGTPLNALLLSTSGIAIATVLNVLYPETSFTLMMAISMFGALFTWMMIFVTHYFFRRRWAREGGAALSFRMPGFPLLTLLGAGAMLAILVTTYFTGVFKMTLVFGVPFLLVLAALYLLLFRKTAAAVVLQARQQRS is encoded by the coding sequence ATGACACAACAACAAGGATTCGGCAGGATCGCCGAACGCGAGCAGGGGCTCAAGCGCCGCCTGACGTCCGGCCAGATGAGCATGATCGCGATCGGCGGGGCCATCGGCACCGGCCTGTTCCTGGGCAGCAAGTTCGCGATCGGTTTCGCCGGCCCCAGCGTCATCATCAGCTACGCCATCGGCGGGCTGATCACGCTGCTGCTGATGGGCTGCCTGGCCGAGATGACGGTGGCGCATTCCACCTCGGGCTCGTTCGGCGCCTACGCCGAGCACTACATCGGCCCGCTGGCCGGCTTCCTGGTGCGCTATGCGTACTGGTCGTGCGTGGTGCTGGCGGTGGGCACCGAGGTCACCGCGGTGGCCGAGTACATGAAGTTCTGGTTCCCGTCGGTGCCCGGCTGGCAATGGGTCTGCCTGTTCTCGGCGGCGCTGATCTTCATCAACGCCATGAGCGTGAAGGCGTTCGGCACCATCGAGTACTGGTTCTCGACCATCAAGATCAGCGCCATCGTGGCGTTCATCATCCTGGGCGCCTACGTGGTCTGGGGCAGTCCGCAATACGGCGCGGCGCAGTACACGGCGCACGGCGGCTTCTTCCCCAACGGCGTGTGGGGCATGTGGATCGCGGTGGTCATCTCGATCTTCAGCTACCTGAGCGTGGAGATGATCGCGGTGGCGGCGGGCGAGGCCGAGGACCCCGAGCGCGCGGTGAAGAAGGCGTTCCGCGCCACCATCGTGCGGCTGGTGGTGTTCTACCTGCTGACGCTGGCGCTGATCCTGGCCATCGTGCCGTGGGACCAGGCCGGCAAGGGCGGCAGCCCGTTCGTGACGGTGATGGAGGCGGTGCAGGTGCCGTACGCGGCCGGCGTCATCAATTTCATCGTGCTGGTGGCGGCGTTGTCGGCCATGAACAGCCAGCTGTACATCACCACCCGCATGATGTTCAGCCTGTCGCGCGCCGGCCACGCGCCGGCGGCGCTGGGCAAGCTGACGCGCAGCGGCACGCCGCTGAACGCGCTGCTGCTGTCGACCAGCGGCATCGCCATCGCCACCGTGCTGAACGTGCTGTATCCGGAGACCTCGTTCACGCTGATGATGGCGATCTCGATGTTCGGCGCGCTGTTCACGTGGATGATGATCTTCGTCACGCACTACTTCTTCCGCCGCCGCTGGGCGCGCGAGGGTGGCGCGGCGCTGTCGTTCCGCATGCCGGGTTTCCCGCTGCTGACGCTGCTGGGCGCCGGCGCCATGCTGGCGATCCTGGTCACGACCTACTTCACCGGCGTGTTCAAGATGACGCTGGTGTTCGGCGTGCCGTTCCTGTTGGTGCTGGCGGCCCTGTACCTGCTGCTGTTCCGCAAGACCGCGGCGGCGGTGGTGCTGCAAGCGCGCCAGCAGCGCTCCTAG
- the kynU gene encoding kynureninase, translating to MNTREACVAADRQDPLAPLKARFDLPPGVLYMDGNSLGVMPRAAAARAAEVITQEWGTGLIRSWNTAGWFELPSRLGDKLAGLLGAKAGELVITDTTSLNIFKALAASLRIQQKRQPKRRVILSERDNFPTDLYMIQGMIDLLQQGYEMRLIDDELPLDRALDEDVAVVLLSHVNYRSGQMHDMAAVTRQAHERGALVIWDLAHAAGAVPVDLNGADADYAVGCTYKYLNGGPGSPAFIWVAPRHIPDFWQPLSGWWGHQRPFDMTVAYEPAGGIRRYLCGTQPIVSLAMVECGLDVARETDMAEVRRKSLALGDLFIALVEERCAGHPLTLVTPRDHAQRGSHVSLRHPNGYEVMQALIARGLIGDYREPEVLRFGLTPLYFGYADVWDAVEILKDVLDSKAWDKPEFKQRSAVT from the coding sequence ATGAACACCCGCGAAGCCTGCGTCGCCGCCGACCGGCAGGACCCCCTTGCGCCGCTGAAGGCGCGTTTCGACCTGCCGCCCGGCGTGCTCTATATGGATGGCAACTCGCTGGGCGTGATGCCGCGCGCCGCCGCCGCGCGCGCCGCCGAGGTCATCACCCAGGAATGGGGCACTGGCCTGATCCGCAGCTGGAACACCGCCGGCTGGTTCGAACTGCCGTCGCGGCTGGGGGACAAGCTGGCCGGCCTGCTCGGCGCGAAGGCGGGCGAACTGGTCATCACCGACACCACCTCGCTGAACATCTTCAAGGCCCTGGCGGCCAGCCTGCGCATCCAGCAGAAGCGCCAGCCCAAGCGCCGCGTGATCCTGTCCGAACGCGACAACTTTCCCACCGACCTGTACATGATCCAGGGCATGATCGACCTGCTGCAGCAGGGCTACGAGATGCGCCTGATCGACGACGAGCTGCCGCTGGACCGGGCGCTGGACGAGGACGTGGCGGTGGTGCTGCTGTCGCACGTCAACTACCGCAGCGGGCAGATGCACGACATGGCTGCGGTCACGCGCCAGGCGCACGAGCGCGGCGCGCTGGTCATCTGGGACCTGGCGCACGCCGCCGGCGCGGTGCCGGTGGACCTGAACGGCGCCGACGCCGACTACGCCGTGGGCTGCACCTATAAGTACCTGAACGGCGGCCCGGGCTCGCCGGCCTTCATCTGGGTGGCGCCGCGCCACATTCCCGATTTCTGGCAGCCGCTGTCGGGCTGGTGGGGTCACCAGCGTCCGTTCGACATGACGGTCGCCTACGAGCCGGCCGGCGGCATCCGCCGCTACCTGTGCGGCACCCAGCCGATCGTGTCGCTGGCCATGGTCGAATGCGGCCTGGACGTGGCGCGCGAGACCGACATGGCCGAGGTGCGCAGGAAGTCGCTGGCGCTGGGCGACCTGTTCATCGCCCTGGTCGAGGAACGCTGCGCCGGCCATCCGCTGACGCTGGTGACGCCGCGCGACCATGCCCAGCGCGGCAGCCACGTGAGCCTGCGCCACCCGAACGGCTACGAGGTCATGCAGGCGCTGATCGCGCGCGGCCTGATCGGCGACTACCGCGAGCCCGAGGTGCTGCGCTTCGGCCTGACGCCGCTGTACTTCGGCTACGCCGACGTCTGGGACGCGGTCGAGATCCTGAAAGACGTGCTCGACAGCAAGGCCTGGGACAAGCCCGAGTTCAAGCAGCGTTCGGCCGTGACCTGA
- a CDS encoding Lrp/AsnC family transcriptional regulator: MQLDAIDHRILYRLQENSQLSNQDLAEQVALSPSACLRRVRALEEGGFVRGYRAVLDAERLGFELEAIVHVSLDQSRPGWHEEFLAGIALYDEITEASIVTGASNYILTVRTRNLAAFSQFVEDKLSKIAGVRDLCSHIVMRKVKNRGGMLPLAAWR, translated from the coding sequence ATGCAATTGGACGCCATCGACCACCGCATTCTCTACCGCCTGCAGGAGAACAGCCAGCTCAGCAACCAGGATTTGGCCGAGCAGGTGGCCCTGTCGCCCTCGGCCTGCCTGCGGCGGGTGCGGGCGCTGGAGGAAGGCGGCTTCGTGCGCGGCTACCGCGCCGTGCTGGACGCCGAGCGGCTGGGGTTCGAGCTGGAAGCCATCGTGCACGTGTCCCTGGATCAGTCGCGGCCCGGCTGGCACGAGGAATTCCTGGCCGGCATCGCCCTGTATGACGAGATCACCGAGGCCAGCATCGTCACCGGCGCCTCCAACTACATCCTGACGGTGCGCACCCGCAACCTGGCGGCCTTCTCGCAGTTCGTGGAAGACAAGCTCAGCAAGATCGCGGGCGTGCGCGACCTCTGTTCGCATATCGTCATGCGGAAAGTGAAGAACCGCGGCGGCATGCTGCCGCTGGCGGCGTGGCGCTGA
- the trhA gene encoding PAQR family membrane homeostasis protein TrhA, with the protein MYEGERLNGATHLAGLALAVAASGALIARAAELKVEWRQIVACAVFAASMIAVYASSVLYHCSRGRRKALWAKADHCAIYLLIAGTYTPLAFVPPELGWGAAMAVAIWLLALYGIGRELWWARGAAPALPLYLAMGWLGVMCAAPIAGALSGAGLAWLLAGAALYTVGTVFYANDKRWRHAHGIWHLFVMGGSACHFVTVFGFLRHA; encoded by the coding sequence ATGTACGAAGGAGAGCGCTTGAACGGAGCCACGCACCTGGCCGGCCTGGCCTTGGCGGTGGCTGCATCCGGGGCCCTGATCGCGCGGGCCGCGGAACTGAAAGTGGAGTGGCGCCAGATCGTGGCCTGCGCGGTGTTCGCGGCATCCATGATCGCCGTCTATGCGTCATCGGTGCTGTATCACTGCTCGCGCGGACGCCGCAAGGCGCTGTGGGCCAAGGCCGACCACTGCGCCATCTACCTGCTGATCGCCGGCACCTACACGCCGCTGGCGTTCGTGCCGCCGGAACTGGGCTGGGGCGCCGCCATGGCGGTGGCGATCTGGCTGCTGGCGCTGTACGGCATCGGCCGCGAACTGTGGTGGGCGCGCGGGGCCGCGCCAGCCTTGCCGCTCTATCTGGCGATGGGCTGGCTGGGCGTGATGTGCGCGGCGCCCATCGCCGGCGCGCTGTCGGGCGCCGGGCTGGCCTGGCTGCTGGCCGGGGCCGCGCTCTACACGGTGGGCACGGTGTTCTACGCCAACGACAAGCGCTGGCGCCATGCCCACGGCATCTGGCATCTGTTCGTCATGGGCGGATCGGCCTGCCACTTCGTCACGGTGTTCGGCTTCCTGCGCCACGCCTGA
- a CDS encoding P1 family peptidase, whose amino-acid sequence METGVQQQWNRRAFMMAAAGVAASASVMPAQGAGGLRRVPGGGSITDVAGIKVGHYTDTRRPTGCTVIIAEAGATGGVDVRGAAPGTRETDLLNPVNMIEKVHAVMLAGGSAFGLEAATGVMRYLEERKIGFDVGVAHVPIVPAAILFDLGVGDASVRPDAAAGYQACKSASAKPPQEGNVGAGAGATVGKLYGAKRAMKGGLGSASLTVAGVTVGAIVAVNAVGDVVDPATGHVLAGARTADGKMLLDTRAAILAGDLPTSMREGAATTIGLVATDARLTKAQAQKMAQTAHDGLARTINPIHTMLDGDTVFALGTGASGKPANMMLLGVMAAEAMAIAVQRAILAARALEGYPAAVDFIA is encoded by the coding sequence ATGGAGACAGGCGTGCAACAACAGTGGAACAGGCGGGCTTTCATGATGGCGGCGGCGGGTGTCGCGGCGTCCGCAAGTGTCATGCCGGCGCAGGGCGCCGGCGGTTTGCGGCGGGTGCCCGGCGGCGGCAGCATCACCGACGTGGCCGGCATCAAGGTCGGGCACTACACCGACACGCGGCGGCCGACCGGCTGCACGGTCATCATCGCCGAAGCGGGCGCCACCGGCGGCGTGGACGTGCGCGGCGCGGCGCCGGGCACGCGCGAGACCGATCTGCTCAACCCCGTCAACATGATCGAAAAAGTGCATGCGGTGATGCTGGCCGGCGGCAGCGCCTTCGGCCTGGAGGCGGCCACCGGCGTCATGCGCTACCTGGAGGAACGCAAGATCGGTTTCGACGTGGGCGTGGCGCACGTGCCGATCGTGCCGGCCGCCATCCTGTTCGACCTGGGCGTGGGCGACGCCTCGGTCCGGCCCGATGCCGCGGCCGGCTACCAGGCCTGCAAGTCGGCCAGCGCCAAGCCGCCGCAGGAGGGCAACGTCGGCGCCGGCGCCGGGGCGACGGTCGGCAAGCTGTACGGCGCCAAGCGCGCCATGAAGGGCGGCCTGGGCAGCGCCTCGCTGACCGTGGCCGGCGTCACGGTGGGCGCGATCGTCGCGGTCAACGCGGTGGGCGACGTGGTCGATCCGGCCACCGGCCACGTGCTGGCCGGCGCCCGCACCGCCGACGGCAAGATGCTGCTGGACACGCGCGCGGCGATCCTGGCCGGCGACCTGCCGACCTCGATGCGCGAGGGCGCGGCCACCACCATCGGGCTGGTGGCCACCGATGCCAGGTTGACCAAGGCGCAGGCGCAGAAGATGGCGCAGACCGCGCACGACGGCCTGGCCCGCACCATCAATCCTATCCACACCATGCTCGACGGCGATACGGTGTTCGCCCTCGGCACGGGCGCGTCCGGCAAGCCCGCCAACATGATGCTGCTCGGCGTGATGGCGGCCGAGGCCATGGCGATCGCGGTGCAGCGCGCCATCCTGGCGGCGCGCGCGCTGGAAGGCTATCCGGCGGCGGTCGACTTCATCGCCTGA
- a CDS encoding amino acid ABC transporter substrate-binding protein, with amino-acid sequence MKLLRSLFIAGLVQVAALSAAHAQSGLDQIKSAGVFKIGTEGTYAPFTFHDASGQLTGFDVDIGRAIAQRLGVKAEFVEGKWDGLIAGLDAKRYDAVINQVGITDARRAKYDFSDPYISSAAVLIVRDDNTTIKSFADLKGRKSANTLTSNFGKLAQSHGAEVVAVQGFNEAIDLLTSGRVEATVNDNLSFLDFKKQKPNAKVKIAATDKAAEFSNSGVLLRKNNPELVAAINKALADIKADGTYKTISVKYFGTDLSAQQ; translated from the coding sequence ATGAAACTCTTGCGCTCGTTGTTCATCGCCGGCCTGGTCCAGGTCGCCGCCCTGTCCGCCGCCCACGCCCAGTCGGGGCTGGACCAGATCAAGTCCGCCGGCGTGTTCAAGATCGGCACCGAAGGCACCTACGCTCCCTTCACCTTCCACGACGCCTCCGGCCAGCTTACCGGTTTTGACGTCGACATTGGGCGCGCCATCGCCCAGCGCCTGGGCGTCAAAGCCGAATTCGTCGAAGGCAAGTGGGACGGCCTGATCGCCGGGCTCGACGCCAAGCGCTACGACGCCGTCATCAACCAGGTCGGCATCACCGACGCACGCCGCGCCAAGTACGACTTCTCCGATCCCTACATCTCGTCGGCCGCGGTGCTGATCGTGCGCGATGACAACACCACCATCAAGTCGTTCGCGGACCTGAAGGGCAGGAAGTCCGCCAACACGCTCACCAGCAACTTCGGCAAGCTGGCGCAGAGCCACGGCGCGGAAGTGGTTGCCGTGCAGGGCTTTAACGAAGCCATCGACCTGCTGACCTCGGGCCGCGTCGAGGCCACGGTCAACGACAACCTGTCGTTCCTGGACTTCAAGAAGCAGAAGCCCAACGCCAAGGTCAAAATCGCCGCCACCGACAAGGCCGCCGAGTTCAGCAACTCCGGCGTGCTGCTGCGCAAGAACAACCCCGAACTGGTGGCCGCCATCAACAAGGCGCTGGCCGACATCAAGGCCGACGGCACCTACAAGACCATCTCGGTCAAGTACTTCGGCACGGACCTGTCGGCGCAGCAATAA
- a CDS encoding amino acid ABC transporter permease has translation MPAWVQLMADSFWPLLHAGLVFTVPLTLMSFALGLALAFVVALIRLFGPAPLVALVRFYVWLIRGTPLLVQLFVIFYGLPSVGVVLDPLPAALIGFTLNVGAYNSEVIRGAIESISKGQWEAAYSLSMTRGQALRRTVLPQAARVAVPPLSNSFIALVKDTSLAAVLTVPEIFQAAQRIAAVTYEPLILYTEAALIYLVFSSVLSAAQVRLERRFGQHAVFSEKNR, from the coding sequence GTGCCGGCCTGGGTGCAGTTGATGGCCGACTCGTTCTGGCCCTTGCTGCACGCCGGGCTGGTGTTCACCGTCCCGCTGACATTGATGTCGTTCGCGCTGGGGCTGGCGCTGGCCTTCGTGGTGGCGCTGATCCGGCTGTTCGGGCCGGCGCCGCTGGTGGCGCTGGTGCGCTTCTACGTCTGGCTGATCCGCGGCACGCCGCTGCTGGTGCAGCTGTTCGTGATCTTCTACGGCCTGCCCAGCGTCGGCGTGGTGCTCGACCCGTTGCCGGCGGCGCTGATCGGCTTCACGCTGAACGTCGGCGCCTACAACTCCGAAGTGATCCGTGGCGCCATCGAGTCCATCTCCAAGGGCCAGTGGGAAGCCGCCTATTCATTGAGCATGACGCGCGGCCAGGCGCTGCGCCGCACCGTGCTGCCGCAGGCCGCGCGGGTGGCGGTGCCGCCGCTGTCCAATTCCTTCATCGCCCTGGTCAAGGACACCTCGCTGGCCGCCGTGCTGACCGTGCCCGAGATCTTCCAGGCGGCCCAGCGCATCGCCGCCGTCACGTATGAACCGCTGATCCTGTACACCGAGGCCGCGCTGATCTACCTGGTGTTCAGCTCGGTGCTGTCCGCCGCCCAGGTGCGCCTGGAACGGCGCTTCGGCCAGCACGCGGTGTTTTCCGAGAAGAACCGATGA